A genome region from Flavobacterium sp. includes the following:
- a CDS encoding cytochrome c biogenesis protein CcdA, translating into MNFNQNLQVILSGSIRNKITAFLLLFFFALAGNAQILEPVKWTSKIEKKGNNALLIFDGTIEKDWHMYSQFTPEGGPLALEISFKNQKGNYELIGKAKEGKTRTAFNDVFGVNETFFEGKAHIEQEIKIINPNLKTVDVDFDFQVCKEVCINSNKKFSISVPSTFKMDEIPVISEAKADETKRVGLAIDTIKKEAEVTADKTSKVEKETTAKEEIPAPVPSRSLWSIFFIAFLSGFAALLTPCVFPMIPMTVSFFTKQSKSRAKGIRNAIIYGFSIIAIYVILGLIVTKIFGADALNAFSTDVWFNLIFFVILVIFATSFLGAFEIMLPNSWANKADQQADKGGIVGILFMALALAIVSFSCTGPIVGTLLVEAASNGGIAPIVGMLGFSSALALPFMLFAMFPGWLNSLPKSGGWLNTVKVVLGFLELALAFKFLSNADLVLQLHFLEREVFIAIWIAIFGALTLYLFGKITLPHDSPLQHISVGRLYLGLLTLVFTMYLIPGLWGAPLKLISAFPPPPTYSESPFGVGGSGSAAVNQDIKGLPDGAELGPHGIMVFHDYEDGLAYAKEIKKPIMLDFTGYACVNCRKMENNVWSEPAILPILKNDVVLISLYVDDKRELPKEEQFVTAAGDKIITAGDKWTDFMISKYKTNTQPLYVITDLEGNNLNASKPTISYVSAEEYLQWLKEGISNFK; encoded by the coding sequence ATGAACTTTAATCAAAACCTTCAAGTGATACTTTCAGGAAGTATCAGGAATAAAATAACTGCCTTTTTGCTGTTGTTCTTTTTTGCTTTGGCAGGCAATGCCCAAATTTTAGAACCGGTAAAATGGACTTCTAAAATTGAAAAAAAAGGAAATAATGCGCTATTAATTTTTGACGGAACAATCGAAAAAGACTGGCATATGTATTCGCAGTTTACGCCAGAAGGCGGACCGCTTGCGCTGGAAATTTCGTTTAAAAATCAAAAAGGAAACTACGAACTAATAGGAAAAGCTAAAGAAGGCAAAACCAGAACGGCTTTTAACGATGTTTTTGGTGTAAATGAAACCTTTTTTGAAGGGAAAGCACATATTGAGCAGGAAATAAAAATCATTAACCCAAATTTGAAAACGGTTGATGTAGATTTTGATTTTCAGGTTTGTAAAGAAGTTTGTATCAACTCAAATAAAAAGTTTTCGATTTCGGTTCCTTCAACCTTTAAAATGGATGAAATTCCCGTAATTTCAGAAGCAAAAGCCGACGAAACGAAGAGAGTAGGTTTAGCTATTGATACTATTAAAAAAGAAGCAGAAGTTACAGCTGATAAAACTTCAAAAGTAGAAAAAGAAACTACGGCTAAAGAAGAAATTCCGGCTCCGGTGCCATCAAGAAGTTTATGGTCAATATTTTTTATTGCTTTTCTGTCAGGATTTGCGGCATTGTTAACGCCTTGTGTTTTCCCAATGATCCCAATGACAGTGAGTTTCTTTACTAAACAAAGTAAAAGCAGAGCAAAAGGAATTAGAAATGCAATTATATACGGATTTTCGATCATTGCTATTTATGTGATTTTAGGGCTTATCGTAACTAAAATATTTGGTGCAGATGCTTTAAATGCATTCTCAACGGATGTTTGGTTTAATTTAATTTTCTTTGTGATATTAGTCATTTTTGCCACTTCATTTTTGGGTGCTTTCGAAATTATGCTTCCAAATTCATGGGCAAATAAGGCAGATCAACAGGCTGATAAAGGTGGAATAGTTGGGATTTTATTTATGGCTTTGGCTCTTGCTATTGTGTCCTTTTCTTGTACAGGACCAATTGTTGGAACTTTATTAGTTGAAGCTGCTTCAAACGGTGGAATTGCTCCAATTGTTGGAATGCTTGGTTTTTCATCTGCATTAGCACTTCCGTTTATGTTATTTGCTATGTTTCCTGGCTGGTTAAATTCATTACCAAAATCGGGAGGATGGCTAAATACCGTAAAAGTAGTTTTAGGATTTTTAGAATTGGCTTTGGCATTCAAATTTTTATCAAATGCTGATTTAGTTTTACAATTGCACTTTTTAGAAAGAGAAGTTTTCATTGCAATCTGGATTGCTATTTTTGGAGCGCTAACTTTATATTTATTTGGAAAAATTACCCTGCCTCACGATAGTCCTTTACAGCATATATCAGTTGGAAGATTGTATCTAGGATTGCTTACGTTGGTATTTACAATGTATTTAATTCCGGGACTTTGGGGTGCGCCATTAAAATTAATCAGCGCATTTCCGCCGCCGCCAACATATAGCGAAAGCCCTTTTGGAGTAGGAGGTTCTGGCAGTGCTGCTGTAAACCAAGATATAAAAGGACTTCCGGATGGAGCAGAATTAGGTCCTCACGGAATTATGGTTTTCCACGATTACGAAGATGGTTTAGCTTATGCAAAAGAAATAAAAAAGCCTATTATGCTTGATTTTACAGGTTATGCTTGTGTAAACTGCAGAAAAATGGAAAACAATGTTTGGTCTGAACCTGCGATTTTACCAATTTTAAAAAATGATGTGGTTTTGATTTCGCTTTATGTCGATGATAAACGCGAATTGCCAAAAGAAGAACAATTTGTTACAGCTGCAGGTGATAAAATTATTACTGCAGGCGATAAATGGACAGATTTTATGATTTCTAAATATAAAACCAATACTCAGCCATTATACGTTATTACAGATTTAGAAGGAAATAATCTAAATGCTTCTAAGCCAACAATTAGCTATGTGAGTGCAGAAGAATATTTGCAATGGCTAAAAGAAGGGATTTCTAATTTTAAATAG
- a CDS encoding ammonium transporter, which translates to MRKIILSVILITILVLTFISNFIIADNPIPAEAVKFDTGDTAWMIVATAFVLLMTPGLGFFYGGMVGKKNVISTMLQSFMAMVIVTILWVVVAFGLAFGPTIGGIIGNPSSNLFFEGVGTSTAWSLAPTIPFMLFALFQAKFAIITPALITGAFAERIRFWAYLLFMVLFIIIIYAPLAHMTWHPDGVFFKMGVLDFAGGTVVHMSAGWAALAGAIFLGKRKVQKVNPARITYVLLGTGLLWFGWFGFNAGSALGSNGLAVQALGTTTVAAAAAAMAWVFLDKILGHKLSALGACIGAVVGLVAITPAAGFVSISHAIFIGLFAAIVSNLVVSKFPKGKIDDALDVFACHGVGGMVGMLLTGVFASKAINPVVGDNQGLIFGTPTLFINQLTALVVVSIFAFVASYALFFIVNKITPLRVTEEKEELGLDISQHGEFL; encoded by the coding sequence ATGCGAAAAATTATTTTAAGTGTGATTCTTATCACTATTTTGGTACTAACCTTTATATCGAATTTTATCATCGCCGATAACCCAATTCCGGCAGAAGCTGTAAAATTTGATACGGGAGATACAGCTTGGATGATCGTTGCAACTGCATTTGTATTGTTAATGACGCCAGGATTAGGATTTTTCTACGGAGGAATGGTAGGTAAGAAAAACGTTATCAGTACTATGCTTCAAAGTTTTATGGCAATGGTAATCGTTACAATTTTATGGGTTGTTGTTGCTTTTGGATTAGCTTTTGGTCCTACAATTGGAGGAATAATCGGAAATCCATCATCTAATTTATTCTTTGAAGGTGTTGGAACAAGCACAGCCTGGAGTCTTGCCCCAACAATTCCTTTTATGTTATTCGCATTATTTCAGGCAAAATTCGCCATCATTACTCCTGCATTAATTACAGGTGCTTTTGCAGAACGTATTCGTTTCTGGGCGTATTTGTTATTCATGGTTTTATTTATCATTATTATATATGCTCCTCTAGCTCATATGACTTGGCATCCTGATGGAGTTTTCTTTAAAATGGGAGTTCTTGACTTCGCTGGTGGAACTGTAGTACACATGAGTGCCGGATGGGCTGCATTAGCTGGAGCTATCTTCTTAGGAAAAAGAAAAGTTCAAAAAGTTAACCCTGCCAGAATTACTTATGTATTATTAGGAACAGGTTTACTATGGTTTGGATGGTTTGGTTTCAACGCAGGTTCTGCTTTAGGATCTAACGGTTTAGCTGTACAAGCTTTAGGAACAACTACAGTTGCTGCTGCCGCTGCTGCAATGGCATGGGTTTTCCTTGATAAAATTTTAGGACACAAATTATCTGCACTTGGAGCTTGTATTGGAGCTGTTGTAGGTCTTGTTGCTATTACACCAGCTGCTGGTTTCGTAAGTATTTCTCATGCTATCTTTATTGGTTTATTTGCTGCAATCGTTAGTAACTTGGTAGTAAGCAAATTCCCTAAAGGAAAAATCGACGATGCTCTTGATGTATTTGCTTGTCACGGTGTTGGTGGTATGGTAGGTATGCTTTTAACTGGAGTTTTTGCTTCAAAAGCGATCAACCCTGTTGTTGGTGATAACCAAGGTTTAATCTTCGGAACTCCAACTTTATTCATCAACCAATTAACTGCTTTAGTTGTAGTTTCAATCTTTGCTTTTGTTGCTTCTTATGCTTTATTCTTTATTGTAAATAAAATTACTCCTCTAAGAGTTACAGAAGAAAAAGAAGAATTAGGATTAGACATCTCTCAACACGGAGAATTCTTATAA
- a CDS encoding Gfo/Idh/MocA family oxidoreductase — protein sequence MENRKIKWGIVGLGNIAHQFAADLLLIEDAELAAVSSRDIFKADEFASKYNVSKRYNSYEALFADEDVDVVYIATPHDSHAELSIQALENGKHVLCEKPIALSYKDAQRMIEASKKHNKFFMEAFWARFIPAVQDVLAKTQNGIIGDVNYIKADFAFVGSETENIRLFDKNRGGGALFDIGVYPLFLSYIMFGIPKEIIAKSIYYKNGIDLQTSMILQYENAQAVLHSSIVSESDMKAQIGGTKGRIELNSPWFMADGYSVFKNEEKEAVFTLPTLGKGYSHEIIECNNCILNNQIESKLWSHQNSLDLSEIVEEIKTQIRLPF from the coding sequence ATGGAAAATCGTAAAATAAAATGGGGAATTGTCGGACTAGGAAACATTGCTCATCAATTTGCTGCTGATTTATTATTAATAGAAGATGCAGAGCTGGCTGCAGTAAGTTCAAGAGATATTTTTAAAGCCGATGAATTTGCATCAAAATATAATGTTTCAAAAAGATACAATTCTTATGAAGCGCTTTTTGCCGATGAAGATGTTGATGTTGTTTATATAGCAACACCGCACGATTCTCATGCAGAGCTTTCGATACAAGCCTTAGAAAATGGTAAACATGTTTTATGTGAAAAACCAATAGCGCTTTCATATAAAGATGCTCAGCGAATGATAGAAGCTTCTAAAAAACATAATAAGTTTTTTATGGAAGCATTCTGGGCACGTTTTATTCCGGCTGTACAAGATGTTTTGGCAAAAACTCAAAATGGAATTATTGGCGACGTGAATTATATAAAAGCCGATTTTGCTTTTGTTGGAAGTGAAACAGAGAACATTAGGCTTTTTGATAAAAATCGTGGTGGAGGAGCATTATTCGATATTGGTGTTTATCCATTATTTCTCTCTTATATAATGTTTGGAATTCCAAAAGAGATAATAGCAAAATCTATTTATTATAAAAACGGAATTGATTTACAGACTTCAATGATTTTGCAATACGAAAATGCACAGGCCGTTTTGCATTCGTCTATAGTTTCAGAATCTGATATGAAAGCTCAGATTGGAGGAACAAAAGGTAGAATCGAATTAAATTCGCCGTGGTTTATGGCTGATGGGTATTCTGTTTTTAAAAATGAAGAAAAAGAAGCTGTTTTTACTTTGCCAACTTTAGGAAAAGGATATTCGCATGAAATAATTGAATGCAACAATTGTATTTTAAATAATCAAATTGAAAGCAAACTTTGGTCGCATCAAAACAGTTTGGATTTGAGTGAAATAGTAGAGGAGATTAAAACGCAGATCAGGCTTCCATTTTAA
- a CDS encoding YifB family Mg chelatase-like AAA ATPase, whose amino-acid sequence MLIKVYGSAVFGVEATTITIEVHMDKGIGYHLVGLPDNAIKESSYRIAAALKNNGLSLPGKKITINMAPADLRKEGSAYDLPLAMGILIGSDQIKAPEIEQYIIMGELSLDGSLQPIRGALPIAIKAKEEGYKGFFLPIQNVKEAAIVAGLDVYGVSNLQEIIDFFAGKGTLQPTVIDTRAEFYKTLDFPEFDFSDVRGQESIKRCMEIAAAGGHNIILIGPPGAGKTMLAKRVPSILPPMTLREALETTKIHSVAGKLKEVGLMNQRPFRSPHHTISNVALVGGGSYPQPGEISMAHNGVLFLDELPEFKRDVLEVMRQPLEDREVTISRAKFTVTYPSSFMLVASMNPSPSGFFNDPSMPNTSSPHEMQRYMSKISGPLLDRIDIHIEVTPVPFDKLADDRKAESSVEIRKRVTAAREIQTKRFAEIENIHYNAQMSSKLIREYCVLDEQSKELLKNAMERLNLSARAYDRILKVSRTIADLDHSENIISQHIAEAIQYRSLDREGWLG is encoded by the coding sequence ATGTTAATAAAAGTTTACGGAAGTGCCGTTTTTGGAGTGGAAGCTACAACCATTACCATTGAAGTTCATATGGATAAAGGAATTGGTTATCATTTAGTTGGTCTTCCTGATAATGCAATAAAAGAAAGCAGTTACCGAATTGCCGCGGCTCTAAAAAATAACGGATTAAGTCTTCCCGGAAAAAAAATCACTATAAATATGGCGCCCGCTGATCTTCGAAAAGAAGGTTCGGCGTATGATTTGCCGCTCGCAATGGGAATTTTAATTGGTTCAGATCAGATAAAAGCGCCGGAAATCGAACAATATATTATTATGGGAGAACTTTCTCTTGACGGAAGTTTACAGCCCATTCGAGGCGCTTTGCCAATTGCTATAAAAGCAAAAGAGGAAGGTTATAAAGGGTTTTTTCTGCCCATTCAAAATGTAAAAGAAGCAGCTATAGTTGCAGGCTTAGATGTTTATGGCGTTTCTAACTTACAGGAAATAATCGACTTTTTTGCCGGAAAAGGAACATTACAGCCAACAGTAATTGACACTCGCGCTGAGTTTTATAAAACACTCGATTTTCCTGAGTTTGATTTTTCTGATGTCCGCGGACAAGAAAGCATTAAACGCTGTATGGAAATTGCGGCAGCAGGCGGTCATAATATTATTTTAATTGGCCCGCCAGGTGCAGGGAAAACAATGCTTGCCAAACGTGTTCCGAGTATTTTACCGCCCATGACATTGCGAGAAGCTCTTGAAACCACTAAAATTCATAGTGTTGCCGGAAAATTAAAAGAAGTTGGATTAATGAATCAACGCCCGTTTAGAAGTCCGCATCATACTATTTCGAATGTTGCTTTGGTTGGCGGCGGAAGTTACCCGCAGCCTGGGGAAATTTCGATGGCTCATAATGGTGTTTTGTTTTTAGATGAATTACCAGAATTTAAACGTGATGTTCTCGAAGTAATGAGACAGCCGCTTGAAGACAGGGAAGTAACCATTTCGAGAGCAAAATTTACAGTAACATATCCGTCATCGTTTATGTTGGTGGCGAGTATGAATCCAAGTCCGAGTGGATTTTTTAATGATCCGAGTATGCCCAATACTTCTTCGCCTCACGAAATGCAGCGTTATATGAGTAAAATTTCCGGACCACTTTTAGATCGAATTGATATTCATATTGAAGTTACGCCCGTTCCTTTTGATAAACTGGCAGATGATCGTAAAGCCGAGAGCAGCGTAGAAATTCGCAAACGTGTAACTGCCGCACGTGAAATACAAACAAAACGTTTTGCCGAGATTGAAAACATTCATTACAATGCGCAAATGAGCAGTAAATTAATTCGTGAATATTGTGTATTAGATGAACAATCAAAAGAGCTTTTGAAAAATGCCATGGAACGCTTAAACCTTTCCGCCAGAGCCTATGACCGAATTTTAAAAGTTTCCAGAACTATAGCTGATTTAGATCATTCTGAAAATATTATTTCGCAGCACATCGCCGAAGCAATTCAATACAGAAGTCTCGATAGGGAAGGATGGCTGGGGTAA